The following are encoded in a window of Penicillium oxalicum strain HP7-1 chromosome II, whole genome shotgun sequence genomic DNA:
- a CDS encoding Ornithine decarboxylase: MAPTACVLPAADVCHIKNEMINHDPLGHISKHGDELLQSELTAKELVLDVLRKRASEVDTDRCEAGEEDAFYVADMGEVYRQHMRWKMNLGRVKPFYAVKCNPDPEVLRLMAQLGNGFDCASKSEIDLALRTGIDPSRIIYAQPCKTKSYLRYAAQVGVKQMTFDNADELYKIKAHFPDAELYLRILTDDSTSLCRLSMKFGASLDVAAQLLELARELELKVVGVSFHVGSGAEDPRAFLKAVQDARLVFDQAAEIGHDLHTLDVGGGFCHDTFEKFSGILSAALETYFPPSVRIIAEPGRYYVANAFTLAANVIARRDLPDPLDPSRTAYMLYLNDGVYGNFSNIIFDHQHPVAKVLQCAADSAQLGYPSSPAGEINSYSIWGPTCDGIDVITQRIDLPGLLNTGDWLYFEEMGAYTKCSATRFNGFSDNHEVIYISSEAGASALLNY, from the exons ATGGCCCCGACTGCGTGTGTGCTGCCTGCTGCTGATGTGTGCCACATCAAGAATGAGATGATCAACCATGATCCTCTTGGCCACATCAGTAAGCATGGGGACGAACTGTTGCAATCTGAGTTGACTGCGAAGGAGCTGGTGTTGGACGTGTTGAGGAAGCGTGCATCCGAGGTGGACACCGACCGGTGCGAGGCCGGGGAGGAGGATGCGTTTTATGTTGCCGATATGGGAGAAGTCTACCGTCAGCATATGCGATGGAAGATGAACTTGGGCCGAGTCAAGCCCTTTTATG CTGTCAAATGTAACCCGGATCCCGAGGTTCTGCGTCTCATGGCCCAATTGGGTAACGGTTTCGATTGTGCCTCCAAGTCGGAAATCGACCTGGCCCTCCGCACGGGCATTGACCCCAGCCGCATCATCTATGCGCAACCATGCAAGACCAAGTCGTACCTGCGCTACGCCGCCCAGGTCGGCGTCAAGCAGATGACCTTCGACAACGCTGATGAGCTTTACAAGATCAAAGCCCACTTCCCGGATGCCGAGCTCTATCTGCGCATCCTGACCGACGATTCCACCAGCCTCTGTCGCCTGAGCATGAAGTTTGGTGCCTCCCTGGACGTGGCGGCTCAGCTGCTCGAGCTTGCCCGTGAGCTGGAGCTTAAGGTTGTCGGTGTCAGCTTCCACGTCGGCTCCGGTGCCGAGGACCCTCGTGCGTTTCTCAAGGCGGTGCAAGACGCCCGTCTCGTGTTCGACCAAGCTGCCGAGATTGGCCACGACCTGCATACCCTGGATGTAGGGGGTGGTTTCTGCCATGACACCTTTGAGAAGTTCTCCGGCATCCTCAGCGCCGCCTTGGAGACATACTTCCCACCGAGCGTTCGGATTATTGCCGAACCCGGCCGTTACTACGTCGCCAACGCGTTCACCCTGGCGGCTAATGTGATTGCTCGCCGTGACCTCCCGGACCCACTGGACCCGTCGCGCACTGCGTACATGTTGTACTTGAATGATGGTGTGTATGGCAACTTCTCcaacatcatcttcgacCATCAGCACCCGGTTGCCAAGGTGCTTCAATGTGCTGCCGATTCGGCCCAGTTGGGATATCCCAGCTCTCCGGCCGGGGAGATCAACTCGTACTCGATTTGGGGCCCGACCTGCGACGGCATCGATGTGATTACCCAGCGCATTGATCTGCCGGGGCTCCTGAATACGGGAGACTGGCTGTACTTTGAGGAGATGGGCGCCTACACCAAGTGCAGTGCCACTCGCTTCAACGGATTCTCCGACAACCATGAGGTGATTTACATTTCCAGCGAGGCGGGTGCTTCAGCCCTGCTGAACTACTAG